A window from Triticum aestivum cultivar Chinese Spring chromosome 6D, IWGSC CS RefSeq v2.1, whole genome shotgun sequence encodes these proteins:
- the LOC123143031 gene encoding uncharacterized protein isoform X2, with protein MLRLRHTVLSQLLSSSPASPISHLSRLFSAVSPNPSFAVEEYLVATCGLTRPQALKASAKLSHLKSPANPDAVLAFLTGLGLSGADVAALVAKDPQFLCAKVERTLAPVVAGLTGLGLSRSDIAHLVSLSRDKFRCRSMVSNLQYFLHLFGSFENLLPALRRGSCLLSANIDTVVKPNVAFLRECGLGDCDIAKLCIAEPWLLASNVECVWEMVARAQGIGVPCVSRMFRHALRAVAFLSKEKIAAKVEHLKKTFRWSDAEVGIALSKLPIVLVRSNQMLESSLEGRIIPRYYVVKFLKENGLLDHNRSYYSAVMVMEKVFVDKYICPHKEVAPYLAEDYDAACRGEVSTRFKFT; from the exons ATGCTCCGGCTCCGCCACACCGTCCTCTCCCAGCTCCTCTCGTCTTCCCCCGCCTCTCCCATCTCCCACCTCAGCCGCCTCTTCTCCGCCGTCTCCCCGAACCCTAGCTTCGCCGTGGAGGAGTATCTCGTCGCCACCTGCGGCCTCACCCGACCCCAGGCCCTCAAGGCCTCCGCCAAGCTCTCCCACCTCAAGTCCCCCGCCAATCCCGACGCCGTCCTCGCCTTCCTCACCGGCCtcggcctctccggcgccgacgtcgccgccctcgtcgccaaGGACCCGCAGTTCCTCTGCGCCAAAGTGGAGAGAACCCTGGCCCCCGTCGTCGCTGGGCTCACCGGCCTCGGCCTGTCACGTTCTGACATCGCGCACCTCGTCTCGCTCTCCCGTGACAAATTCCGATGTAGATCCATGGTCTCAAATCTGCAGTACTTCCTGCACCTCTTCGGCTCCTTTGAGAACCTCCTCCCTGCTCTCAGGCGCGGCTCATGCCTTCTCTCAGCCAACATTGATACAGTGGTCAAGCCCAATGTTGCGTTCCTGCGAGAGTGCGGGCTAGGTGACTGTGACATTGCCAAGTTGTGCATCGCCGAGCCATGGCTGCTCGCCTCAAACGTAGAGTGCGTGTGGGAAATGGTGGCACGCGCCCAAGGTATTGGTGTGCCCTGTGTCTCTCGGATGTTCAGGCACGCGTTGCGGGCTGTTGCATTCCTTAGCAAGGAGAAAATCGCCGCCAAAGTGGAGCACTTGAAGAAGACGTTCAGGTGGTCTGATGCCGAGGTGGGCATTGCTTTGTCCAAGCTTCCAATTGTGCTGGTGAGGTCTAACCAGATGCTGGAGAGCAG CCTGGAGGGCCGGATCATACCCCGGTACTATGTTGTAAAGTTTCTTAAGGAAAATGGACTGCTGGATCACAACCGGAGCTACTATTCTGCAGTCATGGTGATGGAGAAAGTATTCGTGGACAAGTACATATGCCCTCACAAGGAAGTTGCACCATACCTTGCTGAAGACTATGATGCCGCTTGCAGAGGGGAGGTGTCAACTAGATTCAAATTTACATGA
- the LOC123143031 gene encoding uncharacterized protein isoform X1 yields MLRLRHTVLSQLLSSSPASPISHLSRLFSAVSPNPSFAVEEYLVATCGLTRPQALKASAKLSHLKSPANPDAVLAFLTGLGLSGADVAALVAKDPQFLCAKVERTLAPVVAGLTGLGLSRSDIAHLVSLSRDKFRCRSMVSNLQYFLHLFGSFENLLPALRRGSCLLSANIDTVVKPNVAFLRECGLGDCDIAKLCIAEPWLLASNVECVWEMVARAQGIGVPCVSRMFRHALRAVAFLSKEKIAAKVEHLKKTFRWSDAEVGIALSKLPIVLVRSNQMLESRSEFLISEVGFEPAYIAHHPALLTYSLEGRIIPRYYVVKFLKENGLLDHNRSYYSAVMVMEKVFVDKYICPHKEVAPYLAEDYDAACRGEVSTRFKFT; encoded by the coding sequence ATGCTCCGGCTCCGCCACACCGTCCTCTCCCAGCTCCTCTCGTCTTCCCCCGCCTCTCCCATCTCCCACCTCAGCCGCCTCTTCTCCGCCGTCTCCCCGAACCCTAGCTTCGCCGTGGAGGAGTATCTCGTCGCCACCTGCGGCCTCACCCGACCCCAGGCCCTCAAGGCCTCCGCCAAGCTCTCCCACCTCAAGTCCCCCGCCAATCCCGACGCCGTCCTCGCCTTCCTCACCGGCCtcggcctctccggcgccgacgtcgccgccctcgtcgccaaGGACCCGCAGTTCCTCTGCGCCAAAGTGGAGAGAACCCTGGCCCCCGTCGTCGCTGGGCTCACCGGCCTCGGCCTGTCACGTTCTGACATCGCGCACCTCGTCTCGCTCTCCCGTGACAAATTCCGATGTAGATCCATGGTCTCAAATCTGCAGTACTTCCTGCACCTCTTCGGCTCCTTTGAGAACCTCCTCCCTGCTCTCAGGCGCGGCTCATGCCTTCTCTCAGCCAACATTGATACAGTGGTCAAGCCCAATGTTGCGTTCCTGCGAGAGTGCGGGCTAGGTGACTGTGACATTGCCAAGTTGTGCATCGCCGAGCCATGGCTGCTCGCCTCAAACGTAGAGTGCGTGTGGGAAATGGTGGCACGCGCCCAAGGTATTGGTGTGCCCTGTGTCTCTCGGATGTTCAGGCACGCGTTGCGGGCTGTTGCATTCCTTAGCAAGGAGAAAATCGCCGCCAAAGTGGAGCACTTGAAGAAGACGTTCAGGTGGTCTGATGCCGAGGTGGGCATTGCTTTGTCCAAGCTTCCAATTGTGCTGGTGAGGTCTAACCAGATGCTGGAGAGCAGGTCAGAGTTCCTAATCTCTGAGGTGGGGTTTGAGCCAGCATACATTGCTCATCATCCGGCATTGCTCACGTACAGCCTGGAGGGCCGGATCATACCCCGGTACTATGTTGTAAAGTTTCTTAAGGAAAATGGACTGCTGGATCACAACCGGAGCTACTATTCTGCAGTCATGGTGATGGAGAAAGTATTCGTGGACAAGTACATATGCCCTCACAAGGAAGTTGCACCATACCTTGCTGAAGACTATGATGCCGCTTGCAGAGGGGAGGTGTCAACTAGATTCAAATTTACATGA